The following nucleotide sequence is from Microbulbifer sp. A4B17.
TAGTTATAGATATACCTTTTACTAATCGCAAAGTAATCCTGTCATAGAGAAAATGTTTCTTGCACACACTTCCCACCCTTCGAAAAGTAGATGCGATCTTTACGAATTGGACCACATATAGCCTTAATCATTAGATGATCAGCTTAATTACCCTCTAATTATTAACATTAATTAATGTGTAAGAAAAAACCCTGTTTTCCCCAACATATAATACTGATATAAATTCGAATAATTATTAATCGTGTCAGATACTTGCATAAATCTATGTAATTACACTTTATATCCTGACCGCTTTTATCGCACTAATTTATACGCTGCAATTTAAAATTGCGAGACGCCAGTCTATTTTTAGAAATATAGCGATGCCCCCTAGCGTTGCTGATTTCCCAAAAAGCCAGGCCCATGTACTTGGGCCTGGCTTTAATTATTCTACTTGAGAGGATCAGTTAAAGAACTTCTACCGCCTCTCCGTGCTCGCCTTTAGTCGAAAATGCCCCCTCTTTAGCTAGCTCCGCTTCTCGCCTATGCGTCTTCTTACCAAACAACCGCTGCACCACCACAAAGAACAGTGGGATAAAGAAGATTCCCAGTAAAGTCCCAACTATCATCCCGCCGAATACGCCAGTACCGATAGCGCGCTGGGCTCCGGAGCCGGCGCCGGTTGCAATGGCCAAAGGCAACACCCCCAAGCCAAAGGCGAGAGATGTCATCAGAATAGGGCGCAGCCTATCTCGTACGGCCCGCATTGTAGATTCCACCAGCTCCATACCATCTTCGAGATTTTGCTTGGCAAACTCCACAATCAGAATGGCATTTTTACTGGTTAAGCCCACTGTTGTCAGCATCGCCACCTGAAAGTAAATATCGCGCTCCATACCCCGTAAACTATTCGCCAGTACAGCACCGAGAATACCCAACGGCGCCATCAGTAGAACCGCCGTAGGCACTGTCCAGCTTTCATAGAGCGCGGCCAAGCATAAGAAAACGATTAGAAGAGACAGTGTATACAGCAAGGGGGTTTGAGCCCCTGCTGAGCGCTCTTGATATGAGAGACCACTCCACTCCATACCAATGCCGGCGGGTAGCTGAGCTACTATGCGCTCGACCTCTTCCATAGCCTCACCAGAGCTGACCCCAGGTGCGGCCTGCCCATTGACCTGCATGGAGGGAACGCCGTTATAGCGTTCCAAGCGGGGGGAACCGTACTCCCAGCCAAAACTGGCAAAGGAAGATAACGGCACCATATCACCCTTATCGTTGCGTACCGACCACAACTGGAAGTCCTCTGGGACCATCCTGTAGGGGGCATCAGCCTGCATATACACGCGCTTTACCCGGCCACGATCGATAAAATCATCGATATAGGAGCCTCCCCAGGCCGTACTTAACGCACTGTTGATATCATCGATAGACAGGCCAAGCGCAGCTGCTTTCGCATTATCAATTTTTACACGAAATTGCGGGGTGTCTTCCTGACCATTTGGACGGACGTTCACCAAAAGCTTGCTCTGCCCCGCCATTCCCAGAAACTGATTCCTGGCTCCGGTTAAAGCTTCGTGCCCCAAACTGCCGTTATCCTGGAGATAGAAGTTAAAGCCATCTGAGGAGCCCAGCTCCGGCAGCGGTGGCGGCGCAAAAGCGAAAGCCATTGCATCTTTAATTTGCATCAAGGCACCCATCGCACGCATGGCGACCGAACCCGCACTATGCGACTCTTCTTCTCTCTGGGACCAGTCTTCCAGATTCACAAAAGCAATACCGGTATTCTGTCCACTACCAGCAAAGCTGAACCCCTGTACAGCAAATACTGATTTTACGATGCCCTGCTCATTGTTCAGGAACTGGTCTTCTACTTTTCGGATAGATTCCATAGTGCGCTCCTGGGTTGCACCCACTGGCGCCTGTACCATAGAGAACAGAACACCCTGGTCCTCATCCGGCAGGAAAGAACTGGGTAAGCGAAGGAACAGGAAGGCCATTAATGCAGAGAGTGCGATAAATAACAGCATAAAGCGGCCGCTACGCTTCAGGATGCCCTGCACTCCGACCTGGTAGCGCTGGCTGCCCCGCTCAAAGTTGCGGTTGAACCAACCAAAAAAGCCCCTCTCCTCGTGGCTCTCCCCTTTAGAAACGGGCTTGAGCAAGGTCGCACAAAGTGCCGGTGTCAGGATAATCGCCACCAACACAGACAACGCCATTGCTGCGACAATTGTGGCGGAGAACTGACGGTAGATCACACCGGTGGCACCATCCATAAATGCCATAGGCACAAACACCGCCGACAACACCACGCCAATACCGATCAGTGCGGCAGTAATCTGATGCATTGACTTCTTAGTGGCTTCTTTCGGTGACAGCCCCTCATCCCGCATAACGCGTTCGACATTTTCCACCACCACAATAGCGTCATCCACGAGCAGACCGATAGCAAGCACCATGGCAAACATCGTAAGCATATTGACCGAGAAACCCAGTGTGGCGAGCACGGCAAATGTGCCCATCAGAACCACAGGTACGGCAATCGTAGGAATTAAAGTAGCGCGGAAGTTTTGAAGGAACAGGTACATCACCAGGAACACAAGGACAATCGCCTCGATCAATGTGGTGATAACCCCCTTTATCGAAACCTCGACAAACGGAGTCGTATCAAATGGCACTACCGATGTAAGGCCTCGGGGGAAGTACGCTTCCAACTCCTTCAGCTTGGCCTTCACCCCCTCTGCGGTTTCCAAAGCATTGGCTCCAGTCGCCAGGTTAATAGCGATGCCGGTTGCAGGTTGACGGTTATATCGGGAAATAAACTCGTAGTTCTCTGCACCCAGCTCAACGCGGGCAATGTCTCCAAGACGCAGGAGAGAGCCGTCATCATTAGCGCGGACGATAATATCCCTGAACTGCTCCGGAGTTTGCAGGCGCCCCTGGGAGGTAATCGACGCATTCAACTGCTGCCCCGGAATCGCCGGCGCAGCTCCCAGGCTACCCACCGTCACCTGGGCATTTTGAGCCCGTACTGTGTCAGCTACATCACCCGGTGTCAGACCGTAAGTGGTGAGCTTATTGGGATCGAGCCAAATCCGCATTGCGTACTTGGAACCAAACACCTGCACATTGCCAACGCCCGGTACCCTGCTGACAGGGTCAACAATGGCCGAGTTGATATAGTCGGCGATATCATTGCGGCTCATGCTGCCATCTTGAGAAACAAAGCCGGCAACCATCAGAAAGCCCCCCCGGGACTTACTGACATTTAGCCCCTGTACCTGGACCTCCTGGGGCAGCAGTGGCATCGCTAGCTGGACTTTATTCTGTACCTGAACCTGAGCAGTATCCGGATCAGTTCCATTCTCAAAAGTCAGAGAAATGGAAACACCACCGTTGGACTGGCTGGTGGCGGACATATAAAGGAGGCCATCGAGGCCCTTCATATTACGCTCAAGGATTTGGGTAACTGAATCCTCAACCACCTTGGCGGAAGCGCCCGGATAATTTGCCTCAACATTTACAGAAGGTGGCGCAATATTCGGGTAGCGCTCCACCGCCAGCTTACTGATAGACAGCACACCTGCCAGCATCGTGATAATTGCCAGCACCCATGCAAAGATGGGCCGATTGATAAAAAAGCTCGCCATAACTCCTACCCTCAGGAACCCTGCTCTGCAGGCGCTGCGCCAGCTTGTTGATCGCCTTCAGCCGCCGGTGGCTGTTCATCTTCGCGCTCACTGGCCTGTACCGGAGCCCCTGGGCGAATTTTTTGCAATCCGGCAACTACAACCCGATCGCCTGCCTCCAGTCCATCCTCAACCAACCAGCGGTTACCCACAGTGCGACTGACTCGCACAGAGCGCTGGGCGACCACATTCTCTTCATTAACTACCATGGCTGAAGTGTTACCTTTGGGGTCCCGTGCGATTCCTTGCTGGGGTACTAAAATGGCATCTTCGCGCACACCACTGCCAACAATCGCTCGCACATACATACCTGGTAAAAGCATGGTGTCCGGGTTGGGGACGACGACCCGCAACAGCACACTGCCAGTTGAAGGATCCACGCTGGCTTCGGCAAACTCCAACTTGCCCAGATGCTCAAATTCACTGCCATCTTCCAAAAGAATCGTCACCGGTAAGTGGGTGGCATCAGCCAAAGTACCTGCCTGAAGGGCTCGGCGAAGGCTTACGAGCTCCGCTGCCGACTGGGTAACCTCAACATAGATCGGATCGAGCTGCTGCACAGTAGCCAAAGTTCCGGCCTGATTGGCCGTCACTAAAGCACCTTGAGTAACTGCTGATTTGCCAATTCGGCCGGTAATTGGAGAGGTTACCTGGGCGTAGTCCAATTGGATGTCCGCCCGATTAAGTTCTGCTTGGGCTGCTGCTACGTCAGCTTGGGCCTCCTGCAGATCCGCTTCCGCTGCATCATTTTCCTGCTTGCTGACCGCGCCGTTCTCCACCAGGTTTGCAGTGCGCTCTGCTTTGAGGCGAGCGATGTTCATAGCCGCTTGGGCACCTTGAAGACTGGCTTTAGCACTATCAACGTCAGCACGGTAAAGAGCGTCATCTAGCTGGTAAAGTGGTTGATTTGCGCCAACCTGACCTCCCTCGCGGAACAATTGGCGCTTTATGATGCCATTTACTTGTGGGCGAACCTCGGCCACTTTAAACGGCTGAGTGCGTCCGGGCAGTTCCCGAGTCAGGGTGACAGATTCAGGATGCAACGTAACAACCGTCACCTGAGGTGCCATTCCTGGCGGAGCCAAGGCCTCATCGTTACACCCTGCCAGCAATACGGAAGCGACCAAAAGACTGGTGAGGGCTCGGGCTTTTAACATGATTACCTCTAAAAATGACTGCTCAGACAAATTGTTGGCAGTTATCGGAATTTTTAAGTGACAGGGAAATCTGATTACAGTAGCGTGGCATTTTATGGGTGCGCACGAAACGGGATCAACTGTTCATAATCGTGCAATTTTCAACTAACATGCACTTTCACCCAGTATATTCAAGGATTTGCACATAAACTCCCTTTGCCCGCTTGCGGTTAAACGCTGCAAAAATGAGTCAGAGTGAAACTAATAATTGATAGAAGAAGCTGCAGTTCCCATGACCAAACGCAGAAATGAGCAAATTTTAACCACTCGTGAGCGTATCTTAAACGCCGCGCTCAATGTGTTTCATGAATATGGAGTGTGTCGCCCTTCCCTTTCTGAAGTCGCAAAGCTGGCTGGCGTCAGTTACGGTGCTGTTACCGATCATTTCCACAGTAAAACCGGTTTGCTCAACGCGCTGACAGAGCGCATGGTGCTTCCTGGTGAACAACTCTGCAATAACGCCGGGGATCAGCTCAAAGCCAACCCTCTCGGCACACTACGGACACGCTGGGTGTGGCTATTCCAGGAAATTGCCTCTAACCCCGAATGGCAGCAGGTACTTGAGATTATCTTCCATCCCTGTGAAGAAAAGATTACCGAGAGCAATGAAACTCACCTGCGCATGAAACAGGGGCGCACTCGCGGGCTTGAGCGTATGAGCGGGCTGCTTATCCTGGCAGTAGCCGAACGCCAATTGCCCGCAGACCTGGACGTAGATCTGGCAAAGCAGATGCTACACGGAGGGCTCTTTGGCGTTATTGAGACCTGGCTTCTGTCTTCGAGAATCGAAGATATCGGTGAGCTAGGCGAGCGTTATATCGACTCCCTGATTGATATGATCCGCTTCTCCCCCACCATGCGCTTAAGCTCAAAGCTGGTCCACACACTGCACTAACGGACCTTATCCTTATCTATGTACGTGGGGCATACTGCTTTGTGGTGTTCGCCCCAAGATAAATGTCTTTTCTCCATCAGCGCTTTTTTCACGTTCATTGAAAAGACTGACACTCGTTTTCTTAGCCCTGAAATCGTTGACTAACGCGAAGTCAGAGCTCTCTTATCTGGCAACAACATTTGTCAATAGTTAATTAAGCCAGTTATGTTGGATCAGAAGGCAGGTACTTAACAGGGAAACAAGCATGCTCCCCTTCCCCAATAGCCATAAAGAAGACCATGGCACTGTCTTTATCCAACTTCAACAAGCTCTCAAACTCTTCATCATAAAAAGCGCCCGCTATAAATACGTCTTGTTGAAGAGAGTGTGCATAGAGAAATATATTCTCAGATAGATGGCCGGCTTCAAGGTATGCCATCCGATAGATACGGGAATGACGATACTTGGACCAGAACCGATTAAATTTGCAGACAAAGCAAATATTAACTGCGGCACCCTCGGCATAGGGCTGACCGACAAGCAAGCGGCGGATCTTATCATGGCTAACAGCATCGCCGACTTTGGTTAATCCATGATCAATTGGATTATAGAGGTAAATACCGGGATCAATCCCCTGTACCGAGTGCACTATCAGGTATATATCTGTAGCTTGTAAGGCGCCGCCAGCAGGGCTGCTGCGAAAATATCCAAAATAATTTATTTTGTCTGAGTGGGCCTTATAAAACTTTTCAACAAACGGAGAAGTACGAAATTTTACACAATGAAAGAGTATTTTTTCCAAAAGCTCACGTTTTAAAGTAGTTCCCGGTACAAATTTTCGTGAAGAAAACCGGGTCCCAAACACAGACTCCAACTGATTGGTGGTAGGAAAGCTATTTAGTGGGATATCCACTTCTGGATAATTGTACTTGCCTTTAGCCTTTTCCGGCACCTGTTTACAATAGTCAACATACTGTCCTACCCAAGATACCCTGGGATCTTCACTAGCCCCTTCTTTGCCCTCAGTTGAGGGCGGTAACGAAAGCTTGGTGCCATAATGGTAAAACCAGGATAGTACATCCCAACCCCATTGTTTCCGAGCTAAATCACCACTGATGAAGGCTCCATTACTTTGAAGGAAATCTGCTGCCTTAGTTTCTCCTGTCTGCACATCGGAATAAAATTTATCCAGAATATTTATGAGAGTTTCTTTATCCAAAGCCCACTGATCGTGATGAACAACATCCCACAAGATGACTTCATTTTCACTGAAATAGAGAAAGAAATTATCCAATAAATCAGAGCCTTTCATCATCACTTAACCGTCATATTAGTAGTGGTGGTAAGGAAACTAGAAAGGCAGAATCGCTAAATTCTTGATTTATCTGTATTAGCATTGAGTGAGACGTCCCTCATGTTCAAGGGCCATCTCACTTTTCGTAAAAACTACCTTCTGTTAACAGGTAGTGTAGACTGCGACAGCAACTCCCAGAGCATAGGGTGCTGTGTCTTCTATATATACCCTTTTCATGATATTTCCCTCCATTCAAAGTATTTTAAATTGCTCCCTCATTGGAGCTGCTTGCTATGCTCCCTCAACT
It contains:
- a CDS encoding efflux RND transporter permease subunit, translated to MASFFINRPIFAWVLAIITMLAGVLSISKLAVERYPNIAPPSVNVEANYPGASAKVVEDSVTQILERNMKGLDGLLYMSATSQSNGGVSISLTFENGTDPDTAQVQVQNKVQLAMPLLPQEVQVQGLNVSKSRGGFLMVAGFVSQDGSMSRNDIADYINSAIVDPVSRVPGVGNVQVFGSKYAMRIWLDPNKLTTYGLTPGDVADTVRAQNAQVTVGSLGAAPAIPGQQLNASITSQGRLQTPEQFRDIIVRANDDGSLLRLGDIARVELGAENYEFISRYNRQPATGIAINLATGANALETAEGVKAKLKELEAYFPRGLTSVVPFDTTPFVEVSIKGVITTLIEAIVLVFLVMYLFLQNFRATLIPTIAVPVVLMGTFAVLATLGFSVNMLTMFAMVLAIGLLVDDAIVVVENVERVMRDEGLSPKEATKKSMHQITAALIGIGVVLSAVFVPMAFMDGATGVIYRQFSATIVAAMALSVLVAIILTPALCATLLKPVSKGESHEERGFFGWFNRNFERGSQRYQVGVQGILKRSGRFMLLFIALSALMAFLFLRLPSSFLPDEDQGVLFSMVQAPVGATQERTMESIRKVEDQFLNNEQGIVKSVFAVQGFSFAGSGQNTGIAFVNLEDWSQREEESHSAGSVAMRAMGALMQIKDAMAFAFAPPPLPELGSSDGFNFYLQDNGSLGHEALTGARNQFLGMAGQSKLLVNVRPNGQEDTPQFRVKIDNAKAAALGLSIDDINSALSTAWGGSYIDDFIDRGRVKRVYMQADAPYRMVPEDFQLWSVRNDKGDMVPLSSFASFGWEYGSPRLERYNGVPSMQVNGQAAPGVSSGEAMEEVERIVAQLPAGIGMEWSGLSYQERSAGAQTPLLYTLSLLIVFLCLAALYESWTVPTAVLLMAPLGILGAVLANSLRGMERDIYFQVAMLTTVGLTSKNAILIVEFAKQNLEDGMELVESTMRAVRDRLRPILMTSLAFGLGVLPLAIATGAGSGAQRAIGTGVFGGMIVGTLLGIFFIPLFFVVVQRLFGKKTHRREAELAKEGAFSTKGEHGEAVEVL
- a CDS encoding efflux RND transporter periplasmic adaptor subunit encodes the protein MLKARALTSLLVASVLLAGCNDEALAPPGMAPQVTVVTLHPESVTLTRELPGRTQPFKVAEVRPQVNGIIKRQLFREGGQVGANQPLYQLDDALYRADVDSAKASLQGAQAAMNIARLKAERTANLVENGAVSKQENDAAEADLQEAQADVAAAQAELNRADIQLDYAQVTSPITGRIGKSAVTQGALVTANQAGTLATVQQLDPIYVEVTQSAAELVSLRRALQAGTLADATHLPVTILLEDGSEFEHLGKLEFAEASVDPSTGSVLLRVVVPNPDTMLLPGMYVRAIVGSGVREDAILVPQQGIARDPKGNTSAMVVNEENVVAQRSVRVSRTVGNRWLVEDGLEAGDRVVVAGLQKIRPGAPVQASEREDEQPPAAEGDQQAGAAPAEQGS
- a CDS encoding TetR family transcriptional regulator; the protein is MTKRRNEQILTTRERILNAALNVFHEYGVCRPSLSEVAKLAGVSYGAVTDHFHSKTGLLNALTERMVLPGEQLCNNAGDQLKANPLGTLRTRWVWLFQEIASNPEWQQVLEIIFHPCEEKITESNETHLRMKQGRTRGLERMSGLLILAVAERQLPADLDVDLAKQMLHGGLFGVIETWLLSSRIEDIGELGERYIDSLIDMIRFSPTMRLSSKLVHTLH
- a CDS encoding SagB/ThcOx family dehydrogenase is translated as MMKGSDLLDNFFLYFSENEVILWDVVHHDQWALDKETLINILDKFYSDVQTGETKAADFLQSNGAFISGDLARKQWGWDVLSWFYHYGTKLSLPPSTEGKEGASEDPRVSWVGQYVDYCKQVPEKAKGKYNYPEVDIPLNSFPTTNQLESVFGTRFSSRKFVPGTTLKRELLEKILFHCVKFRTSPFVEKFYKAHSDKINYFGYFRSSPAGGALQATDIYLIVHSVQGIDPGIYLYNPIDHGLTKVGDAVSHDKIRRLLVGQPYAEGAAVNICFVCKFNRFWSKYRHSRIYRMAYLEAGHLSENIFLYAHSLQQDVFIAGAFYDEEFESLLKLDKDSAMVFFMAIGEGEHACFPVKYLPSDPT